One window of the Melanotaenia boesemani isolate fMelBoe1 chromosome 14, fMelBoe1.pri, whole genome shotgun sequence genome contains the following:
- the LOC121653735 gene encoding cornifelin-like, whose product MAEKPQTEWSSGLGDCFEDASTCCYGFWCGPCLTCTVSGRFGENSCLPLCDILPSAMTLLWTPLIVPPAALSVRAAMRNRYGIKGSLWKDIAISCCCSWCSWCQMHRELKHRMKVPVVINMQPQTIVNMPPQTLVSMQPQALVSMQPQALYSMQPNPVMMPANVCTAGFVSQPGVAMPPE is encoded by the exons ATGGCAGAAAAACCCCAGACAGAATGGAGCAGTGGTCTCGGCGATTGCTTTGAGGATGCAAGCACTT gTTGCTATGGTTTCTGGTGTGGACCTTGCCTTACCTGCACCGTTTCAGGAAGATTTGGAGAGAACAGTTGTCTCCCCTTATGTGATATACTTCCTTCTGCAATGACACTTCTTTGGACACCTCTGATTGTTCCTCCTGCAGCCTTATCTGTACGGGCTGCCATGCGTAACAGATATGGTATCAAG GGGTCTCTCTGGAAGGACATCGCAATTTCCTGTTGTTGCTCCTGGTGCTCCTGGTGTCAGATGCATCGTGAGTTAAAACATCGCATGAAAGTCCCTGTTGTCATTAACATGCAGCCTCAAACAATCGTCAACATGCCGCCTCAAACTCTTGTCAGCATGCAGCCACAGGCTCTGGTCAGCATGCAGCCACAGGCTCTTTACAGCATGCAGCCTAACCCTGTGATGATGCCTGCAAACGTTTGTACAGCTGGCTTTGTGAGCCAACCAGGAGTTGCAATGCCTCCAGAATAA